The proteins below are encoded in one region of Peribacillus muralis:
- a CDS encoding MFS transporter: MQTFKNKNYWFSSGYLFLFFITWSFWWSFYSIWLNGTIGLTGSQTGTIFSINSFLSLIFMILYGVIQDKIGTKKYLIWFQSIFLMGIGPFFIFVYEPLLQSNFYTGAILGGLYFGAGFIAGVAFIESYAEKLSRKYTFEYGTSRMWGSIGYACATFIAGILLSINPHINFWLASLAGVGFFILNCFFKNEVSAKEEEKTANLSVKDILTIFSVKKFWYFVAFLFGTACIYTIYDVQLFPIYFTQHFEDVKTGYQVYGYLNSFQVLLESAMLFVAPFIVNRIGAKQALILAGFVMGSRIVGSALVDSAVGISLIKLLHGVELPILLVAIFKYISLNFDQRLSATIYLIGFKVSGEVGVIFFSSLIGKLYDTTSFETTYFVLGAIVYIFTFTAMFFLSNQHSKKAEFISYEIRKNG; the protein is encoded by the coding sequence ATGCAAACGTTCAAAAATAAGAATTATTGGTTTTCATCGGGTTATTTGTTTCTTTTCTTTATTACATGGTCATTTTGGTGGTCCTTTTATTCGATTTGGTTAAATGGAACGATTGGTTTGACAGGATCACAAACGGGAACAATTTTTTCCATTAACTCTTTTCTTTCACTCATATTTATGATTCTCTATGGTGTGATTCAAGATAAGATTGGCACGAAGAAATACCTCATCTGGTTCCAGAGTATTTTCCTTATGGGAATAGGTCCTTTTTTTATCTTTGTGTATGAACCGCTATTGCAGTCAAACTTCTATACAGGTGCTATACTTGGCGGGCTGTATTTTGGAGCTGGTTTCATTGCTGGGGTTGCATTTATAGAATCCTATGCGGAGAAGCTTAGCCGTAAGTACACCTTTGAATACGGTACATCAAGAATGTGGGGCTCAATCGGGTATGCATGTGCGACATTCATAGCTGGGATATTATTGAGCATTAACCCTCATATTAATTTTTGGTTGGCTTCGCTTGCAGGGGTTGGTTTCTTTATCTTAAACTGTTTCTTTAAAAATGAAGTGAGTGCAAAGGAAGAAGAAAAAACAGCAAATTTGAGTGTAAAGGACATTCTTACAATCTTCAGTGTGAAAAAATTCTGGTACTTCGTTGCATTCCTTTTTGGAACTGCTTGTATATATACTATTTATGATGTTCAGCTATTTCCTATTTATTTCACCCAACATTTTGAGGATGTAAAAACCGGCTATCAAGTTTATGGCTATCTAAACTCATTCCAAGTCTTACTTGAATCAGCAATGCTGTTTGTCGCTCCATTTATCGTAAATCGAATTGGTGCAAAACAGGCTTTGATTTTAGCTGGTTTCGTCATGGGATCGAGAATTGTAGGGTCAGCACTTGTCGACAGCGCTGTTGGCATTTCACTTATCAAGCTTTTGCATGGTGTCGAACTTCCTATTTTACTCGTAGCGATTTTTAAATATATCTCACTAAATTTCGACCAAAGGCTTTCTGCGACGATTTACTTAATTGGTTTTAAAGTGTCTGGGGAGGTTGGTGTCATTTTCTTTTCATCCTTAATTGGTAAACTCTATGACACAACAAGTTTTGAAACGACGTACTTTGTGCTTGGCGCAATTGTCTACATCTTTACTTTCACTGCTATGTTTTTCTTGAGCAACCAACATTCAAAAAAAGCTGAGTTCATATCCTATGAAATAAGGAAAAATGGCTAA
- a CDS encoding LacI family DNA-binding transcriptional regulator, which produces MKAKIGDVAKSAGVSPTTVSRVLNDRGYISDKTREKVQKAMKELNYFPNDVARSLFKKRSNLIGIILPTTSNPFFGELTFHLENICNSLGYKVLLCNSLNQMDKEERYLEMLLRNQVDGIIVGTHNQGILDYHKQNLAIVAIDRYLSDTVPVVSSDNYEGGKIATELLITEGCKHVVLIDSVGELETPARLRRNAYVDIMLKNGKKPIIYEIPKIFDRQSQREVADIIFTEHPEVDGVFATNDLFAASFIAEAKKRGKDVPGQIKVVGYDGTETVQTLFPELTTIKQPINLMAKKAIDILDRQMEGEFNNLQLETSLPITLLRGSTT; this is translated from the coding sequence ATGAAGGCTAAGATAGGAGATGTGGCAAAATCAGCGGGTGTTTCACCTACAACGGTTTCAAGGGTTTTAAATGATCGTGGTTATATAAGTGACAAGACTAGGGAAAAAGTGCAAAAAGCGATGAAAGAGCTTAACTATTTCCCTAACGATGTTGCGCGATCTTTATTTAAAAAACGTTCAAACCTGATTGGGATAATCTTACCAACGACATCCAATCCGTTTTTTGGTGAACTTACTTTCCATCTCGAGAATATTTGTAATTCTCTAGGTTATAAAGTGTTGCTTTGTAATAGTTTAAATCAGATGGATAAAGAAGAAAGATATTTAGAGATGTTATTACGAAATCAGGTGGATGGGATCATCGTTGGGACACATAACCAGGGAATTTTAGATTATCACAAACAAAACTTGGCAATTGTCGCTATCGATCGCTATTTATCGGATACAGTTCCTGTAGTAAGTTCTGATAATTATGAAGGCGGAAAAATTGCAACAGAATTGCTAATTACAGAGGGGTGTAAGCACGTTGTTCTAATTGATTCAGTAGGAGAATTGGAAACACCAGCTAGATTAAGAAGGAATGCATACGTGGACATTATGCTGAAAAATGGAAAAAAGCCGATAATCTACGAAATCCCGAAAATTTTTGATCGCCAAAGCCAAAGGGAGGTTGCTGACATTATTTTTACGGAACACCCTGAAGTAGACGGTGTTTTTGCAACAAATGATTTATTTGCTGCTTCCTTTATAGCGGAAGCTAAAAAGCGTGGAAAAGATGTTCCAGGTCAGATAAAGGTAGTTGGCTATGACGGAACGGAAACCGTTCAAACATTATTTCCAGAATTAACAACGATTAAGCAACCGATAAACTTAATGGCTAAAAAAGCGATAGATATTTTGGACAGACAAATGGAAGGAGAATTTAATAATCTTCAACTGGAAACCAGTCTGCCGATAACATTATTAAGAGGATCTACTACTTAA
- a CDS encoding HEAT repeat domain-containing protein, with product MIHLKNKETKMIELPENYEELKKSANRKSNWRERLDAIEELGQWKNQQVIDILTNIMNSDSVYKVQEASYRQLKRLGEDVQLPARKKGELVKGLAKILLRIKKSLPENHTYEEFKEKLQKMRMDIYDTYEGEKGADFDKWLEGTWSSLSKR from the coding sequence ATGATTCATTTGAAAAATAAAGAAACAAAAATGATCGAGTTACCTGAAAACTATGAGGAATTAAAAAAGTCCGCCAATCGTAAATCTAATTGGAGGGAACGTTTGGATGCGATAGAAGAGTTAGGACAATGGAAAAACCAACAAGTAATCGATATACTAACCAATATCATGAACAGTGATTCCGTTTATAAAGTTCAGGAGGCATCCTACCGTCAATTGAAAAGATTAGGAGAAGACGTTCAATTGCCAGCCAGAAAAAAAGGGGAATTGGTTAAAGGGTTAGCGAAAATCTTATTAAGAATTAAGAAGAGCTTGCCTGAAAACCATACGTATGAAGAATTCAAGGAAAAACTACAGAAGATGCGGATGGATATATATGATACGTATGAGGGGGAAAAGGGCGCAGACTTCGATAAATGGCTTGAGGGCACATGGTCTTCCTTATCGAAACGATAA
- a CDS encoding (Fe-S)-binding protein has product MNAPATSNKENGAVQQLHTDAYDWTNQCVKCGYCLPACPTYESMGVESASPRGRINLVKLAAEGKIDFQKDLSGPIELCLGCRACETACPVGVPYGHILEAAKEAIAPYTPKKMKKLKKLALVHLFPYPERMTLLGNGVMFYQKSGLSKLVRSSKLLKKISPALAHLEQALPPIESPSKRFKPGTVIPAKEETRLRAAFFTGCIMDSMMSRINRLTIELLTLVGCEVVLPANQSCCGALHSHQGEAMQAKALAKRNIQAFMQIDADVIVNNAGGCGASLQEYEQLLADDCEWAGAAMDFSKKSQDISQILHHLGPLPFTEEYRGIVTFQDSCHLRNVQKVQKEPRLLLQSIPGIIYVEMEGYDRCCASGGIYNLLHFEESMKILDGKMNDLNKTMATTIVTVNPGCQMQMNIGIQKDGAANHIKSMHLVEVLAKACGLK; this is encoded by the coding sequence ATGAATGCACCTGCCACATCCAACAAAGAAAATGGAGCGGTTCAACAATTGCATACTGATGCCTATGACTGGACAAACCAATGCGTTAAATGCGGGTATTGCTTGCCAGCATGCCCAACATATGAATCAATGGGTGTGGAATCCGCTTCACCACGCGGTCGAATCAATCTAGTCAAACTTGCTGCCGAGGGAAAAATAGATTTTCAAAAGGATTTAAGCGGGCCGATCGAGCTTTGTTTAGGTTGTCGCGCCTGTGAAACGGCCTGTCCGGTCGGAGTTCCATACGGGCATATATTGGAGGCCGCTAAGGAAGCGATTGCACCTTACACGCCTAAAAAGATGAAAAAATTAAAGAAGCTGGCATTGGTTCATCTTTTTCCTTATCCAGAACGGATGACGCTGCTCGGAAATGGAGTCATGTTTTATCAAAAATCAGGGTTATCCAAGCTTGTTCGTTCTTCGAAATTGCTCAAAAAAATTTCACCTGCTCTGGCCCATTTAGAACAGGCGCTTCCGCCAATCGAATCTCCCTCGAAACGGTTCAAGCCAGGGACGGTCATACCAGCCAAAGAGGAAACGCGATTAAGGGCAGCCTTCTTCACTGGCTGCATCATGGATTCAATGATGTCACGCATCAACCGTCTTACCATCGAACTGCTTACCCTGGTGGGATGTGAGGTCGTACTCCCGGCAAATCAAAGCTGTTGCGGTGCGCTCCATTCCCATCAAGGCGAAGCGATGCAAGCAAAGGCCCTGGCGAAACGAAATATCCAGGCTTTCATGCAAATCGATGCAGATGTCATTGTCAATAATGCTGGGGGGTGCGGTGCTTCGCTTCAGGAATATGAACAGCTATTGGCCGATGATTGTGAATGGGCGGGTGCAGCAATGGACTTTTCAAAAAAATCGCAAGATATCAGCCAAATTCTTCATCATTTAGGGCCGCTTCCTTTTACTGAAGAATATCGCGGCATCGTTACTTTTCAGGATTCCTGTCACTTACGCAATGTACAGAAGGTGCAAAAGGAACCGCGTTTACTATTGCAATCGATACCAGGAATCATTTACGTGGAAATGGAAGGATATGACCGTTGCTGTGCATCTGGAGGCATCTACAATCTTCTCCATTTTGAGGAATCGATGAAAATCCTGGATGGAAAAATGAACGACCTTAATAAAACGATGGCGACTACAATCGTGACGGTTAATCCTGGGTGCCAAATGCAAATGAACATCGGCATCCAAAAGGATGGCGCGGCAAACCATATCAAAAGCATGCATCTTGTTGAAGTTCTTGCCAAGGCCTGTGGCTTGAAGTGA
- a CDS encoding FAD-binding oxidoreductase — MEQVALDALSQIIPESRMFLDLAERYCYSYDASFGEYLPEVVLQPINVKEVSELVKLANVHKIPVSPRGAGTSLSGGPLPVKGGMVLDLTLLRDKLIIDRENMLAIVSPGVITAAIHKKAEEAGLFYPPDPSSSNVATIGGNLLENSSGPKGLKYGTTKEYVIGLEVVTPTGEIIRTGGKTVKNVTGYDLTRLIVGSEGTLGIVTEAIIRLIPKPQSRKTFVAHFNHFIDSGHAITSILSSGILPSSLELMDQACIRAVESYRPSGLPLRAEAILIIEIDGHPLAIEEEINKCADICRAKGASYVKIAESEDERDTIWSARKLVSPAITQMGPTKISEDATVPRNRIPAMMERLKQIRDKYELNLVVFGHAGDGNLHPNIITDKRNKAEMKKVELAVSEIFEAAIELGGTLSGEHGIGTLKSPYMEMELGINGVNMMKKIKEAWDPNNILNPGKIFPEKGQTKVVLVT, encoded by the coding sequence ATGGAGCAGGTTGCCCTTGATGCTCTTAGTCAAATCATTCCTGAAAGTCGGATGTTCCTTGATTTAGCGGAGCGGTATTGTTATAGCTATGACGCTTCTTTTGGGGAGTATTTACCTGAAGTCGTCCTACAGCCTATAAACGTGAAGGAAGTCAGTGAGTTAGTGAAATTGGCCAATGTACACAAAATCCCCGTTTCCCCTAGAGGAGCGGGCACATCTCTAAGCGGCGGCCCATTACCTGTAAAAGGGGGGATGGTTCTTGATCTGACCCTTTTACGGGATAAATTGATTATTGACAGGGAAAACATGCTTGCCATTGTGTCTCCAGGAGTGATAACTGCAGCCATCCATAAAAAAGCCGAGGAAGCGGGGTTGTTTTATCCACCTGACCCAAGCAGTTCCAATGTTGCCACAATAGGCGGGAATTTATTAGAAAATTCGAGCGGACCAAAAGGGTTGAAGTATGGAACGACTAAAGAATATGTGATCGGCTTAGAAGTGGTCACACCTACAGGAGAAATCATCCGTACTGGCGGAAAGACTGTGAAAAATGTGACCGGGTACGACTTGACCCGTTTAATCGTCGGTTCGGAAGGTACCTTGGGGATCGTGACGGAGGCGATCATCCGCTTGATTCCAAAGCCGCAAAGTCGAAAAACCTTTGTGGCCCACTTCAATCATTTCATTGACTCGGGCCATGCGATAACAAGCATTTTATCATCAGGGATTCTGCCTTCATCCTTGGAATTGATGGATCAGGCATGCATTCGTGCTGTGGAAAGCTATCGGCCTTCAGGCTTGCCGTTACGAGCAGAGGCCATCTTGATCATCGAAATCGATGGTCATCCGTTGGCAATTGAAGAAGAAATCAACAAATGCGCGGATATTTGCAGAGCTAAGGGGGCTTCCTACGTCAAGATAGCGGAATCGGAGGATGAACGTGACACAATATGGAGCGCGCGTAAATTGGTGTCCCCGGCCATCACCCAAATGGGGCCAACAAAAATCTCGGAAGATGCCACGGTCCCACGCAATCGAATTCCGGCGATGATGGAGAGATTAAAGCAAATCCGCGATAAATATGAATTGAACTTGGTTGTATTCGGTCATGCCGGTGATGGAAATTTGCACCCGAACATCATTACCGACAAACGAAATAAAGCGGAAATGAAAAAAGTCGAGCTTGCCGTTAGTGAAATTTTCGAAGCGGCGATAGAACTGGGCGGAACGCTTTCCGGGGAACATGGAATCGGTACATTGAAGTCACCCTATATGGAAATGGAATTAGGGATAAATGGAGTAAATATGATGAAGAAAATTAAAGAAGCCTGGGATCCCAATAATATTTTGAATCCTGGCAAGATTTTTCCTGAAAAGGGCCAGACAAAGGTCGTGTTGGTTACATGA
- a CDS encoding ABC transporter permease: MKAFSGLRIALAVLAIIYILIPLIVVIPASFTSANYPSFPADGFSLQWYTKILERPEFLEAFFNSAKFAALAALFSVIFGTLGALGIAKYDIPGKSYITALLTSPLSVPQLVLGIALLMYFTPMMLAGTSTGFLIAHIVICIPYVMRLVLTGLSGFDYNLERAAAILGANPATVFLKVTLPLIGSAAISGGLFAFLTSFDNVTVSLFMVSPEMRTLPIEIFSQMQDAYNPIVASVSSVVIFISVLLIIILEKIQGVGKVFGGSHHTNG, translated from the coding sequence ATGAAAGCGTTTAGTGGCCTTCGGATTGCCTTAGCCGTGTTGGCAATCATTTATATCTTGATTCCGCTGATCGTCGTCATCCCAGCATCTTTTACAAGTGCGAACTATCCTAGTTTTCCAGCCGATGGGTTTTCGTTGCAATGGTACACGAAAATCTTGGAGCGCCCTGAATTTCTCGAAGCATTTTTCAACAGTGCAAAATTTGCCGCGTTGGCTGCACTTTTCTCCGTCATATTCGGGACTTTGGGGGCACTTGGAATCGCAAAGTATGACATACCGGGAAAATCTTATATTACAGCCCTTTTAACGTCTCCATTAAGCGTCCCTCAATTGGTTTTGGGGATAGCGCTGTTAATGTACTTTACACCAATGATGCTAGCCGGGACGTCTACTGGGTTCCTAATTGCCCATATCGTCATTTGCATCCCGTATGTCATGAGGCTTGTGTTGACCGGTTTAAGCGGATTTGATTACAATCTTGAACGTGCCGCAGCGATATTGGGAGCCAATCCTGCGACTGTATTCCTAAAAGTGACGCTGCCACTGATCGGATCTGCGGCCATCTCGGGAGGTTTATTTGCCTTCTTGACATCTTTTGATAATGTGACGGTCTCCCTTTTTATGGTATCACCAGAAATGCGCACGCTGCCAATCGAGATTTTCTCCCAAATGCAGGATGCCTACAATCCAATCGTCGCTTCCGTTTCAAGCGTAGTCATTTTCATATCCGTGCTGCTGATCATCATTCTAGAAAAAATCCAAGGTGTCGGGAAAGTTTTTGGCGGTTCACATCACACAAATGGATGA
- a CDS encoding ABC transporter permease has product MEPIRSYASQEIETETNPIEPQQKPKLKKRKAWVPGLLLLTPILLFIFGFFVIPMLYILYLSFISTDNLGAEDAVYSLKNYTQLFSDTYYLSSLWLTVKISLYSVLVALFLGYPVALTMARSSARIRGYITLLIVSPLLVSIVVRNFGWYLLLLPNGTINQTLMALGIINAPLKLLFSEIGVVIGLSNAYLPFMILSIVASLYNIDPSLDKAGAILGASPFRRFFSITLPLSIPGIVSGCILVFSLSMSAYVTPALMGGANVPVMPVVIYDQINNLLHWTFGSALSYILLATTVISVTIFTRMFEKGKFKEVFR; this is encoded by the coding sequence ATGGAGCCCATCAGAAGTTATGCTAGTCAAGAAATAGAAACGGAAACGAATCCGATTGAGCCGCAGCAGAAACCTAAACTCAAGAAAAGGAAGGCGTGGGTGCCAGGGTTACTGCTTTTAACGCCCATTCTGCTATTCATATTCGGTTTCTTCGTCATACCGATGTTATACATCCTATATTTAAGCTTTATATCAACCGATAATCTCGGGGCAGAGGATGCCGTATACAGCCTGAAAAACTATACCCAATTATTTTCCGATACCTACTACCTATCCTCTTTATGGCTGACTGTAAAAATCAGTTTATATTCCGTATTGGTCGCTTTATTCCTAGGGTATCCTGTAGCTTTGACAATGGCAAGAAGTTCAGCGCGAATCAGAGGTTACATCACCCTCTTGATCGTCTCGCCGCTCTTGGTAAGTATCGTTGTGCGGAATTTTGGATGGTACCTGCTGTTACTGCCAAACGGAACGATCAATCAAACCTTGATGGCGCTCGGGATAATCAATGCGCCATTGAAACTATTATTTTCGGAAATCGGTGTGGTGATCGGACTATCCAATGCCTATCTGCCGTTCATGATCCTATCGATCGTTGCCAGCCTTTATAATATCGACCCTTCCCTGGACAAGGCGGGAGCCATACTTGGTGCTAGCCCCTTCCGAAGGTTCTTTTCCATAACATTGCCGTTGAGCATTCCTGGAATCGTATCAGGCTGCATCCTTGTGTTCAGCTTATCGATGAGTGCATATGTCACGCCGGCACTCATGGGTGGAGCCAACGTCCCGGTCATGCCTGTTGTCATATACGACCAGATTAATAACCTGCTTCACTGGACATTCGGATCTGCCCTTTCTTATATTCTATTGGCAACGACGGTCATTTCAGTGACCATTTTTACTAGAATGTTTGAAAAAGGGAAATTCAAGGAGGTTTTCCGATGA
- a CDS encoding ABC transporter ATP-binding protein, translating to MEPIHRSETTKNDVEIKGAFKQFGTNVVLNGIDLEVKQGELLTLLGPSGCGKSTTLNLIAGFLDADRGEVHIKGNNVTKVPPYKRDLGMVFQTYSLFPHMTVYENLSFGLKLRKVGKSEQKKKISKALELVKMSGLENRYPRELSGGQRQRVAISRALVVEPELLLLDEPLSNLDAKLRHELRTEIKRLQKEIGVTTIFVTHDQEEALSMSDRVVVMNAGKIEQISTPTDIYNHPKTEFVFQFIGKSNCFEGNVTASDNRKITVLIGSDITHVDADNIMGDDGSLIPGDAVKIYIRPEKLEIISANGTDSPPPDFHLARITQINYLGTSWEINVLLQGKSIQVLTSAFDSSWHIGSEVFIGWSPSEVMLVKK from the coding sequence ATGGAGCCCATTCATCGATCCGAGACAACCAAAAATGATGTGGAGATAAAAGGCGCATTTAAGCAGTTTGGTACGAATGTTGTTCTCAATGGGATCGACCTCGAGGTGAAACAAGGGGAACTGCTCACCCTTCTTGGCCCTTCAGGATGCGGCAAGTCGACCACCTTGAACCTCATCGCAGGATTTCTCGATGCGGATCGGGGCGAGGTCCATATTAAAGGCAATAATGTGACAAAGGTTCCACCTTATAAAAGAGATTTAGGAATGGTTTTTCAAACGTATTCCCTTTTTCCCCATATGACAGTCTATGAAAATCTAAGTTTCGGGTTGAAATTACGTAAGGTCGGAAAGTCCGAACAAAAAAAGAAAATAAGCAAAGCGCTTGAATTAGTGAAAATGTCCGGGCTCGAGAATCGTTATCCAAGGGAACTATCAGGAGGACAGCGCCAGCGTGTTGCCATTTCGAGGGCACTTGTCGTCGAGCCCGAGCTCCTCCTTCTTGATGAACCCCTTTCAAACCTCGATGCCAAGTTACGGCACGAATTGAGGACAGAGATCAAGCGCTTGCAAAAGGAAATTGGCGTCACGACCATTTTTGTCACACATGACCAGGAAGAGGCTCTTTCCATGTCGGATCGAGTAGTTGTCATGAATGCGGGGAAAATCGAACAGATCAGTACCCCGACTGATATATACAATCATCCCAAAACTGAATTCGTCTTTCAATTCATCGGAAAATCGAATTGCTTTGAAGGGAACGTGACGGCTAGTGATAATCGAAAAATCACAGTCCTGATAGGCTCTGATATCACTCATGTCGACGCCGATAATATTATGGGTGATGATGGTTCCTTGATTCCAGGAGATGCGGTCAAAATTTATATCAGACCTGAAAAGCTGGAGATCATTTCCGCCAATGGAACAGATTCACCGCCACCAGACTTCCATCTTGCCAGAATCACCCAAATCAATTATCTTGGTACATCTTGGGAGATCAATGTGCTGCTCCAAGGAAAGAGCATTCAAGTATTGACTTCCGCTTTTGATTCTTCATGGCATATTGGAAGTGAGGTGTTTATCGGATGGAGCCCATCAGAAGTTATGCTAGTCAAGAAATAG
- a CDS encoding ABC transporter substrate-binding protein → MKKIMSIFSIMILIALTGCGNPTPQKPGEAVQTNSGEKGEKKITIAGNGGVIESAIRDVIAPKFKEETGITVNYISGLSGEILSKVELQKNAPQIDIAFFVPVDVIRAKDKDLIEPVDASNVPNMKSVDPRFIPTENAAAPVFGLVIAPAYNTETFKKKNLKPIESWNDLVSPAYEGKTAFADITNDWGFNTLNGLALSNGGTTENIEPGLEKAKDLAGYSNTFYKNSTQMMPAIQQGAADVTVMGSYSIGELAVSGIPIKMAVPKEGVPLQAFSAGLVKNTPNSNEALEFINYLVSEEAQQFISEKGFYPTVEGMKLPGKYEESIGLKDSDKTFKPDFAKFAEIRAQVSDRWAKEVTPELGKKLK, encoded by the coding sequence ATGAAGAAAATAATGAGTATCTTTTCAATAATGATTTTGATTGCTCTTACAGGCTGCGGTAACCCGACTCCTCAAAAGCCGGGGGAAGCCGTACAAACGAATTCAGGAGAAAAAGGAGAGAAGAAAATAACGATTGCCGGAAATGGAGGCGTCATTGAAAGCGCGATACGGGATGTAATTGCTCCAAAGTTCAAAGAAGAAACAGGGATAACCGTCAATTATATCTCTGGACTATCAGGTGAAATCCTTTCTAAAGTGGAATTGCAGAAAAACGCTCCACAAATTGATATTGCCTTTTTTGTTCCAGTGGACGTGATACGGGCTAAGGATAAGGACCTGATCGAACCGGTTGATGCCTCCAATGTGCCGAATATGAAATCGGTGGACCCGCGCTTCATTCCGACTGAGAATGCAGCTGCCCCCGTATTCGGTTTGGTCATTGCCCCAGCTTATAATACGGAAACCTTTAAAAAGAAAAATTTAAAACCAATTGAATCCTGGAATGATCTTGTCTCACCGGCTTACGAAGGGAAAACGGCCTTTGCGGATATTACGAATGACTGGGGCTTCAATACCCTAAATGGTTTAGCGCTATCAAACGGTGGCACTACGGAAAACATCGAACCAGGTCTTGAAAAAGCAAAAGACCTTGCTGGCTATTCCAATACGTTTTATAAAAACTCGACGCAGATGATGCCTGCGATCCAGCAAGGAGCCGCGGATGTAACGGTCATGGGCAGCTATTCGATAGGTGAACTGGCAGTTTCGGGTATTCCCATCAAAATGGCTGTACCGAAAGAAGGTGTGCCGCTACAGGCTTTCAGTGCAGGGCTTGTGAAGAATACGCCCAATAGTAATGAAGCACTTGAATTCATAAACTATTTAGTCAGTGAAGAAGCGCAACAATTCATTTCCGAAAAAGGATTTTATCCGACGGTGGAAGGGATGAAACTACCGGGGAAATATGAAGAATCAATCGGACTAAAGGATAGTGACAAAACATTCAAACCTGATTTCGCCAAGTTCGCCGAAATCCGTGCTCAGGTGTCGGACAGATGGGCAAAAGAGGTGACTCCTGAATTAGGAAAAAAACTTAAATAA
- a CDS encoding TAXI family TRAP transporter solute-binding subunit has translation MKNGTLSLKLTILLCFITGCSFMNEQQEIYKPASSLQGQPIGGGQDLSNRMLIIATGDMSGVYFSLGQRLSAMYEKYNGAISGTQVTQASIENTELVSQHRAEIGFTTVDVLELPYTDDSRLRVLTTLYSNYVQLVTTKQHDIDSLDDLAGKRVSVGTSGSGTRLIAERILLESDLQPEQLNLSYLSFSQAAEALQNGSIDAAFFSSGIPNNEIAYTSEQTELSIIPIPNEIIDRLQKQYGVYTQNEIPIDTYKGMNKGVQTISIKNVLITYDEMSDKHAYNLVKTLYEHLPELQATHPAASDISMSVAAEQVPLEIHSGAMKYFTEHGLKKK, from the coding sequence ATGAAAAATGGAACATTATCCCTAAAATTAACTATATTACTTTGTTTCATAACGGGATGTTCTTTTATGAATGAACAGCAGGAAATATATAAACCTGCTTCTTCCCTTCAGGGACAACCCATTGGTGGTGGACAGGATTTATCGAATAGGATGCTGATCATAGCAACCGGAGACATGTCAGGTGTTTATTTTTCATTAGGTCAGAGGCTGTCTGCCATGTACGAAAAATATAACGGGGCCATATCAGGGACCCAGGTCACCCAAGCTTCCATCGAAAACACCGAGCTCGTCAGCCAACACCGCGCAGAAATTGGTTTTACGACAGTGGACGTACTTGAGTTGCCTTATACGGATGATTCAAGGTTACGTGTATTAACGACCCTATATTCCAACTATGTTCAGCTAGTTACCACCAAGCAACATGATATTGATTCCTTGGACGATTTAGCTGGGAAGAGGGTTAGTGTTGGTACAAGCGGAAGTGGTACTAGGCTGATTGCAGAAAGAATCCTTTTGGAATCAGATTTACAGCCTGAACAATTGAATTTATCCTATCTTTCTTTTTCCCAGGCTGCCGAAGCGTTGCAAAATGGTTCCATTGATGCCGCTTTCTTTTCTTCAGGAATTCCGAATAATGAAATCGCTTACACATCCGAGCAAACGGAGCTTTCAATCATTCCGATACCGAATGAAATTATTGACCGTCTGCAAAAGCAATATGGTGTATACACCCAAAATGAAATTCCCATTGATACATACAAGGGAATGAATAAAGGGGTTCAAACGATTTCCATCAAGAATGTCTTGATCACTTACGATGAAATGTCCGATAAGCATGCTTACAATCTTGTAAAAACATTATATGAGCATTTGCCTGAGCTACAGGCTACACATCCCGCCGCTTCTGATATTTCAATGAGTGTTGCAGCCGAACAAGTTCCGCTCGAAATTCATTCTGGCGCCATGAAATATTTTACCGAACATGGGTTGAAGAAAAAATGA